The Phragmites australis chromosome 15, lpPhrAust1.1, whole genome shotgun sequence genome window below encodes:
- the LOC133893645 gene encoding transcription termination factor MTEF18, mitochondrial-like, with protein MPLRAALHLRRLFSTDPATAPPRLRNLPYRLRRVAVPAARAVVSEYLHSTRCLPSSHADSIAAHSPRSLLAFLAALPAVPGTLPTVELPALLRRYLSFNPLNELPFFLESIGAPPNAAAGAPRFDHMFLDDHPYLLGAVAALAHFGFPWSRLGLLFPAVLLGVAPDLISARLAALEARLHRLPRAAIIAACLTFPSLLEGDLSDGNPLVKDLGTAFRSLRSDLGSSNDIDAFSVVCRRMRMFYDAGAEVGSIGGLVGASRRVFLELGEERIGERLRFFKELGMEGKELGRFLLCNAGVFDPDFSDVVISVPEYLRRVGLAEDEVDAAVEKHPYVVGKNQLENLPRVLRAMELECRFLEKISVGAESLRYLSPDFVSEDDSYDVDVERAFLDGMAKVKAERKAQHVDSKLEFLKSIGYAENEIATRLIPFLHSTRDLLQERFDYLLERGVEYKILCQILSVFPKVLNQGKEMLNEKLNYLTEELGYSLEYLDCFPAFLCFDLENRTKPRYAMLRWLQEHGLLKKTLAPATVLANSEKRFITSLYIAHPAAPKLWLECFSSRIHMEYYLKNMFSQHPENK; from the coding sequence ATGCCGCTCCGCGCCGCgctccacctccgccgcctctTCTCTACGGACCCCGCTACGGCGCCGCCGAGACTGCGAAACCTGCCCTACCGCCTCCGCCGCGTCGCCGTCCCCGCCGCGCGCGCCGTCGTCTCCGAGTACCTCCACTCCACGCGCTGCCTCCCGTCCTCCCACGCTGACTCCATCGCCGCGCACTCCCCGCGCTCCCTCCTCGCCTTCCTCGCCGCGCTCCCGGCGGTCCCGGGCACCCTCCCCACGGTGGAGCTCCCGGCCCTCCTCCGTCGCTACCTCTCCTTCAACCCGCTCAACgagctccccttcttcctcgagTCTATCGGCGCGCCACCCAatgccgccgccggcgcgccCCGCTTCGATCACATGTTCCTTGACGACCATCCTTATCTGCTCGGCGCCGTCGCTGCGCTCGCCCACTTCGGCTTCCCCTGGTCCCGCCTCGGCCTCCTCTTCCCCGCCGTCCTCCTCGGCGTGGCCCCGGACCTCATCTCCGCGCGCCTCGCCGCGCTCGAGGCTCGCCTCCACCGGCTCCCTCGCGCCGCCATCATCGCCGCCTGCCTCACCTTCCCCTCGCTTCTCGAGGGCGATCTCTCCGACGGCAACCCACTCGTTAAGGATCTTGGCACCGCGTTTCGATCGCTGAGATCTGATTTGGGCTCCAGCAATGACATTGACGCGTTCTCAGTGGTGTGCCGGAGGATGCGGATGTTCTATGATGCTGGAGCAGAGGTTGGTAGCATTGGGGGTCTTGTCGGGGCCAGCCGGAGGGTGTTTCTCGAGCTCGGGGAGGAGAGGATTGGTGAGAGATTGCGGTTCTTCAAGGAGTTGGGGATGGAGGGGAAGGAATTGGGGAGGTTCCTGCTGTGCAATGCCGGGGTTTTCGATCCTGATTTCTCTGATGTGGTGATCTCGGTGCCAGAATACCTGCGAAGAGTTGGGTTGGCAGAGGATGAGGTTGATGCGGCGGTAGAGAAGCACCCGTATGTTGTCGGGAAGAACCAGCTGGAGAACCTCCCCAGGGTGCTGCGAGCAATGGAGCTGGAGTGTCGGTTCCTGGAGAAGATTTCTGTCGGTGCAGAGAGCTTGCGCTATTTATCACCAGATTTTGTTTCGGAGGATGATAGTTATGATGTCGATGTTGAGAGAGCATTTTTGGATGGGATGGCTAAGGTGAAAGCTGAGAGGAAAGCACAGCATGTGGACAGCAAGCTGGAGTTTTTGAAAAGTATTGGGTATGCTGAGAATGAGATAGCCACAAGGCTAATTCCTTTCCTGCACAGCACTCGGGATTTGCTGCAGGAGCGGTTTGATTACCTCCTTGAAAGAGGGGTGGAGTACAAGATTCTGTGTCAGATCTTGAGTGTTTTTCCAAAGGTGCTAAACCAAGGCAAGGAGATGCTGAATGAGAAGTTAAACTACCTCACAGAGGAGCTGGGCTACTCCTTGGAGTACCTTGATTGCTTCCCTGCATTTCTGTGCTTTGATTTGGAGAACAGGACCAAGCCTAGGTATGCAATGCTTCGGTGGCTTCAAGAGCATGGCTTGCTCAAAAAAACATTAGCCCCCGCAACAGTGCTTGCTAACTCCGAGAAGAGGTTTATTACGAGCCTCTACATTGCGCATCCTGCAGCTCCAAAGTTGTGGCTTGAGTGCTTCTCTTCAAGAATACATATGGAGTATTATCTCAAGAACATGTTTAGCCAGCATCCAGAAAACAAATAA